A single window of Kitasatospora sp. HUAS MG31 DNA harbors:
- a CDS encoding RDD family protein, with protein sequence MSDLVTGEAVVLGLREAKLPSRALARALDAVVQLIGFLVTVLLVEVATPDLDSAASDAVALGVLVFYLVVLPVLVETLSKGRSLGKLAFGLRVVRTDGGPARFRHALVRGLVAVVEFGMGAAPAIITSLVSPRGRRLGDVFAGTVVIRERLPRAARQHGELPPVPPELLHALGGDLAALDFSAVPDGLWLASRQFLGRLDQLDPAVAFGMAQRMVADLAAHTGRPAPYGLAPTAYLAAVLAERQRREWARAAAAGAGWGQFQPPVAASPYAAPAFPAQPYPVAPQPGPQMYAQPAQQLAQPPQVPPQPTPAQDPAPPVSPGGFAPPA encoded by the coding sequence GTGAGCGACCTGGTGACGGGCGAGGCGGTCGTCCTCGGTCTGCGGGAGGCGAAGCTGCCGAGCCGGGCCCTGGCCCGGGCGCTGGACGCCGTGGTCCAGCTGATCGGCTTCCTGGTCACGGTCCTCCTGGTGGAGGTGGCGACCCCCGACCTGGACAGTGCGGCCTCCGACGCGGTGGCACTCGGGGTGCTGGTCTTCTACCTGGTGGTGCTCCCGGTCCTCGTGGAGACGCTGTCGAAGGGGCGGTCGCTGGGGAAGCTGGCGTTCGGCCTGCGGGTGGTGCGGACGGACGGCGGGCCGGCCCGGTTCCGGCACGCGCTGGTCCGCGGGCTGGTGGCGGTGGTGGAGTTCGGCATGGGGGCCGCGCCGGCGATCATCACCTCGCTGGTCTCGCCGCGCGGCCGTCGGCTCGGGGACGTCTTCGCGGGCACCGTGGTGATCCGTGAGCGGCTGCCGCGGGCCGCCCGCCAGCACGGCGAACTCCCGCCGGTACCGCCCGAGTTGCTGCACGCGTTGGGCGGGGACCTGGCCGCCCTGGACTTCTCCGCGGTGCCGGACGGGCTGTGGCTGGCGAGCCGTCAGTTCCTCGGCCGTCTGGACCAGCTGGACCCGGCGGTGGCCTTCGGCATGGCGCAGCGGATGGTGGCGGACCTGGCGGCGCACACCGGCCGGCCGGCGCCGTACGGGCTGGCGCCGACGGCGTACCTGGCGGCGGTGCTGGCCGAGCGGCAGCGGCGCGAGTGGGCGCGGGCGGCGGCGGCCGGAGCGGGCTGGGGCCAGTTCCAGCCGCCGGTGGCCGCCTCCCCGTACGCGGCTCCGGCGTTCCCCGCGCAGCCGTACCCGGTGGCCCCGCAGCCCGGACCGCAGATGTACGCCCAGCCCGCGCAGCAGCTGGCCCAGCCGCCTCAGGTGCCCCCGCAGCCCACCCCGGCGCAGGACCCCGCTCCCCCGGTCTCCCCGGGTGGCTTCGCACCTCCGGCCTAG
- a CDS encoding SigE family RNA polymerase sigma factor, whose translation MAKQTRDVEFTEYVASRGAWLRQVAYLLCSDWHRADDLVQESITKLYVQWPRAGRVENVDGYARRVLVNTFLSEQRTGWWRRRGTVEVPVEQVAPAADLDVALDLREALAAIPPRQRAAVVLRYYCDLSVDQAAEALGCSSGTVKSQSARGVGALRRLLGVRPVASMGRSV comes from the coding sequence GTGGCGAAGCAGACTCGCGACGTCGAGTTCACGGAGTACGTGGCGTCCCGGGGGGCCTGGTTGCGCCAGGTCGCCTATCTGCTCTGCTCGGACTGGCATCGCGCGGACGACCTGGTCCAGGAGAGCATCACCAAGCTGTATGTGCAGTGGCCGCGCGCGGGACGGGTGGAGAACGTCGACGGCTATGCCCGGCGGGTGCTGGTGAACACGTTCCTGTCCGAGCAGCGGACGGGCTGGTGGCGTCGGCGAGGCACGGTCGAGGTGCCGGTGGAGCAGGTCGCTCCGGCGGCCGACCTGGACGTCGCACTGGATCTCCGGGAGGCGCTGGCGGCGATTCCGCCGCGGCAGCGGGCGGCCGTGGTGCTGCGGTACTACTGCGATCTCTCGGTGGACCAGGCGGCGGAGGCCCTCGGGTGTTCGTCGGGCACGGTCAAGAGTCAGAGCGCCCGCGGCGTCGGCGCACTGCGCCGGCTGCTGGGGGTCCGTCCGGTCGCGTCGATGGGGAGGTCCGTCTGA
- the ahcY gene encoding adenosylhomocysteinase, protein MSNPTGDFKVADLSLAPFGRKEIELAEHEMPGLMSIRKEYAATQPLAGARITGSLHMTVQTAVLIETLTALGAEVRWCSCNIFSTQDHAAAAVAVGPNGTVDSPQGVPVFAWKGETLEEYWWCTEQALTWPDGQTPNMILDDGGDATLLIHKGVEFEKAGEAPSPDTADNDEYRIILELLNRTLTESPSKWTEVASTIKGVTEETTTGVHRLYEMHRDGKLLFPAINVNDSVTKSKFDNKYGCRHSLIDGINRATDVLIGGKVAVVCGYGDVGKGCAESLRGQGARVIVTEIDPICALQAAMDGYQVTTLDEVVETADIFITTTGNKDIILASHMERMKHQAIVGNIGHFDNEIDMAGLAQLPGVVKTEVKPQVHEWRKADGRTIIVLSEGRLLNLGNATGHPSFVMSNSFANQTIAQIELFTKTEQYPIGVYVLPKHLDEKVARLHLDALGVKLTTLTQDQADYIGVPVEGPYKSEQYRY, encoded by the coding sequence ATGTCGAACCCCACCGGTGACTTCAAGGTCGCCGACCTGTCCCTGGCGCCCTTCGGCCGCAAGGAGATCGAGCTCGCCGAGCACGAGATGCCCGGCCTGATGTCGATCCGCAAGGAGTACGCGGCCACCCAGCCGCTGGCCGGCGCCCGCATCACCGGCTCCCTGCACATGACCGTGCAGACCGCGGTGCTGATCGAGACCCTCACCGCCCTCGGTGCCGAGGTCCGCTGGTGCTCCTGCAACATCTTCTCCACCCAGGACCACGCCGCGGCCGCCGTCGCGGTCGGCCCGAACGGCACCGTGGACAGCCCCCAGGGCGTCCCGGTTTTCGCCTGGAAGGGCGAGACCCTGGAGGAGTACTGGTGGTGCACCGAGCAGGCGCTCACCTGGCCGGACGGCCAGACCCCGAACATGATCCTGGACGACGGCGGTGACGCCACCCTCCTGATCCACAAGGGCGTCGAGTTCGAGAAGGCCGGGGAGGCGCCGTCCCCCGACACCGCCGACAACGACGAGTACCGGATCATCCTGGAGCTGCTCAACCGCACGCTCACCGAGTCCCCGTCGAAGTGGACCGAGGTCGCCTCCACCATCAAGGGCGTCACCGAGGAGACCACCACCGGCGTCCACCGCCTGTACGAGATGCACCGCGACGGCAAGCTGCTGTTCCCGGCCATCAACGTCAACGACTCGGTCACCAAGTCGAAGTTCGACAACAAGTACGGCTGCCGCCACTCGCTGATCGACGGCATCAACCGCGCCACCGACGTCCTGATCGGCGGCAAGGTCGCGGTCGTCTGCGGCTACGGCGACGTCGGCAAGGGCTGCGCCGAGTCCCTGCGCGGCCAGGGCGCCCGGGTCATCGTCACCGAGATCGACCCGATCTGCGCCCTCCAGGCCGCCATGGACGGCTACCAGGTCACCACCCTGGACGAGGTCGTCGAGACCGCCGACATCTTCATCACCACCACCGGCAACAAGGACATCATCCTCGCCTCCCACATGGAGCGGATGAAGCACCAGGCCATCGTCGGCAACATCGGCCACTTCGACAACGAGATCGACATGGCCGGCCTCGCCCAGCTCCCCGGCGTGGTGAAGACCGAGGTCAAGCCGCAGGTCCACGAGTGGCGCAAGGCCGACGGCCGCACCATCATCGTGCTCTCCGAGGGCCGCCTGCTGAACCTCGGCAACGCGACCGGCCACCCGTCCTTCGTGATGTCCAACTCCTTCGCAAACCAGACCATCGCGCAGATCGAGCTGTTCACCAAGACCGAGCAGTACCCGATCGGCGTCTACGTCCTCCCGAAGCACCTGGACGAGAAGGTCGCCCGCCTCCACCTCGACGCCCTCGGCGTCAAGCTCACCACCCTGACCCAGGACCAGGCCGACTACATCGGCGTCCCGGTCGAGGGCCCGTACAAGTCGGAGCAGTACCGCTACTGA
- a CDS encoding cation diffusion facilitator family transporter yields MSTEGGTKALVAALSANLGIAASKFVAFAFSGSSSMLAEGVHSVADSGNQVLLLIGGKRAQREATPEHPFGFGRERYVYAFLVSIVLFSVGGMFALFEGYEKISHPHELENWYWPVGVLVFAILLESWSFWTAYREASKDKGGHNWTAYIRRAKAPELPVVLLEDTGALIGLVLALFGVGLTVITGDAVWDGVGTLAIGTLLIVIAVVLALETKSLLIGEAAHKEVIGEIRDALVDHDSVTDVIHMRTLHLGPEELLVAAKIGVNAEDSAAQVARAIDLAEARVRRAVPIARVIYLEPDIYSAEKAAAGPDPEATPGGPGPGGH; encoded by the coding sequence ATGAGTACCGAAGGCGGCACCAAGGCACTGGTCGCGGCGCTGTCCGCGAACCTGGGGATCGCGGCCAGCAAGTTCGTGGCCTTCGCCTTCTCCGGATCGTCCTCGATGCTCGCCGAGGGCGTGCACTCGGTGGCCGACTCCGGCAACCAGGTCCTGCTGCTGATCGGCGGCAAGCGCGCGCAGCGCGAGGCCACCCCGGAGCACCCGTTCGGGTTCGGGCGCGAGCGCTACGTGTACGCCTTCCTGGTGTCGATCGTGCTGTTCAGCGTCGGTGGCATGTTCGCCCTGTTCGAGGGCTACGAGAAGATCAGCCACCCGCACGAGCTGGAGAACTGGTACTGGCCGGTCGGCGTGCTGGTCTTCGCGATCCTGCTGGAGTCCTGGTCGTTCTGGACGGCGTACCGCGAGGCCTCCAAGGACAAGGGCGGCCACAACTGGACCGCGTACATCCGCCGGGCCAAGGCCCCGGAGCTGCCGGTCGTGCTGCTGGAGGACACCGGCGCGCTGATCGGCCTGGTGCTCGCGCTGTTCGGCGTCGGCCTCACCGTGATCACCGGTGACGCCGTCTGGGACGGCGTCGGCACCCTCGCCATCGGCACCCTGCTGATCGTCATCGCCGTGGTGCTCGCCCTGGAGACCAAGTCGCTGCTGATCGGCGAGGCCGCCCACAAGGAGGTCATCGGCGAGATCCGCGATGCCCTGGTCGACCACGACTCGGTCACCGACGTGATCCACATGCGCACCCTGCACCTCGGCCCGGAGGAGCTGCTGGTCGCGGCGAAGATCGGCGTCAACGCCGAGGACAGCGCCGCCCAGGTGGCCCGGGCCATCGACCTCGCCGAGGCCCGGGTCCGCCGGGCCGTCCCGATCGCCCGGGTGATCTACCTGGAGCCGGACATCTACAGCGCCGAGAAGGCCGCCGCCGGCCCCGACCCGGAGGCCACCCCCGGCGGCCCCGGACCCGGCGGACACTGA
- a CDS encoding SIS domain-containing protein, producing MFDDVMLDDPAALQRADRQHALLALAGAGARVRIALRLAESAGLGSLRPEGRPRTVLVAGHGSALTAAGVLAALAVPSCQVVSLGPSGGRPAAPYLTDGLSWQLPGWIGPLDLVVLSTASGREGGMINLAEQAYARGCAIAVVSPEGSPLAEAALQVRALALPFAPNGVEEEDGEVAEPDLPAEDPGALWAHLTPMLALADRVGALILPDGSLAAAADRLDEVAVRCRPDAQAYTNPAKGLAVQLAGTVPLVWAEGPLAGAVADRFAAVLADQAGRPASTGLLPHALTAHRGMFTGRLGAGGDVDDFFRDRVEEPETLQLQVVLVRHTPGVEELADPAFPVARARRLAEAHEVRLTEYTSSLEDPLQAAAELVGLTDFAAVYLGLAGQG from the coding sequence ATGTTCGACGACGTCATGCTCGACGACCCGGCCGCCCTCCAGCGCGCCGACCGGCAGCACGCGCTGCTGGCCCTGGCCGGGGCGGGCGCCCGGGTCCGGATCGCCCTGCGGCTGGCCGAGTCCGCCGGCCTCGGCTCGCTGCGCCCCGAGGGCCGTCCCCGGACGGTCCTGGTGGCCGGCCACGGCAGCGCCCTGACCGCGGCCGGGGTGCTCGCCGCGCTGGCCGTCCCCAGTTGCCAGGTGGTGTCCCTGGGGCCCTCCGGCGGCCGCCCGGCCGCGCCGTACCTCACCGACGGGCTGAGCTGGCAGCTGCCGGGCTGGATCGGCCCGCTCGACCTGGTGGTGCTCAGCACCGCCTCGGGCCGCGAGGGCGGCATGATCAACCTCGCCGAGCAGGCGTACGCGCGCGGCTGCGCCATCGCCGTGGTCTCCCCGGAGGGCAGCCCGCTGGCCGAGGCGGCGCTGCAGGTCCGCGCCCTCGCGCTGCCGTTCGCGCCCAACGGCGTCGAGGAGGAGGACGGCGAGGTCGCCGAGCCCGACCTGCCGGCCGAGGACCCGGGCGCGCTGTGGGCCCACCTCACCCCGATGCTGGCGCTGGCCGACCGGGTCGGCGCGCTGATCCTCCCCGACGGTTCGCTGGCGGCGGCCGCGGACCGGCTGGACGAGGTCGCGGTCCGCTGCCGCCCGGACGCCCAGGCGTACACCAACCCGGCCAAGGGCCTGGCCGTGCAGCTCGCCGGGACGGTCCCCCTGGTGTGGGCCGAGGGCCCGCTGGCCGGAGCGGTGGCCGACCGGTTCGCTGCGGTCCTGGCCGACCAGGCCGGCCGGCCCGCCTCCACCGGCCTGCTGCCGCACGCGCTCACCGCGCACCGCGGGATGTTCACCGGCCGGCTCGGCGCCGGCGGCGACGTGGACGACTTCTTCCGGGACCGGGTCGAGGAGCCGGAGACGCTGCAGCTGCAGGTCGTGCTGGTCCGGCACACCCCCGGCGTGGAGGAGCTGGCCGATCCCGCCTTCCCGGTGGCCCGGGCCCGCCGGCTGGCCGAGGCCCACGAGGTCCGGCTGACCGAGTACACCTCCAGCCTGGAGGACCCGCTGCAGGCCGCGGCCGAACTGGTCGGGCTGACCGACTTCGCCGCGGTCTACCTCGGCCTCGCCGGGCAGGGCTGA
- a CDS encoding Trm112 family protein → MSLPSFLLEILVCPQCHAPLTEAGEGEERELRCTGETCGLVYPVRDGIPVLLVDEARRPS, encoded by the coding sequence ATGAGCCTGCCGTCCTTCCTGCTGGAGATCCTGGTCTGCCCGCAGTGCCACGCCCCCCTCACCGAGGCCGGCGAGGGCGAGGAGCGCGAGCTGCGCTGCACCGGCGAGACCTGCGGCCTGGTCTACCCGGTCCGCGACGGGATCCCGGTCCTCCTGGTCGACGAGGCCCGCCGCCCCTCCTGA
- a CDS encoding phosphomannomutase/phosphoglucomutase, translating to MRDLKQLVKAYDVRGVVPDQWDETLSRAFGAAFVRVVGASAIVVGHDMRPSSPSLSRAFAEGAAAQGADVVEIGLCSTDQLYYASGSLDLPGAMFTASHNPAQYNGIKLCRAGAAPVGQDTGLSEIRELVESWTAEDGTVTVPAADATPGTLSSRETLDGYAGHLRGLVDLTAIRPLKVVVDAGNGMGGHTVPTVFAGLPLEVVDLYFELDGTFPNHEANPLDPKNLVDLQAKVRETGADIGLAFDGDADRCFVVDERGEPVSPSAITALVAEREIARARAAGEEQPTVIHNLITSWTVPEVVRELGAVPVRTRVGHSFIKQEMAVTDAIFGGEHSAHYYFRDFWRADTGMLAALHVLAALGGQDGPLSQLTDRYDRYAASGEINSTVADQQASSAAVRAAYAELPGTTVDELDGLTVAGDDWWFNLRASNTEPLLRLNVEAKDPARMAELRDAVLAIVRA from the coding sequence GTGCGGGACCTCAAGCAGCTTGTGAAGGCCTACGACGTCCGTGGTGTCGTCCCGGACCAGTGGGACGAGACGCTGTCCCGGGCCTTCGGCGCGGCCTTCGTCCGCGTGGTGGGGGCGTCGGCGATCGTCGTCGGCCACGACATGCGGCCCTCCTCGCCGTCGCTGTCCCGGGCGTTCGCCGAGGGCGCGGCCGCCCAGGGCGCCGACGTGGTGGAGATCGGCCTCTGCTCCACCGACCAGCTCTACTACGCCAGCGGCAGCCTCGACCTGCCCGGCGCGATGTTCACCGCCAGCCACAACCCGGCCCAGTACAACGGCATCAAGCTCTGCCGGGCCGGCGCCGCCCCGGTCGGCCAGGACACCGGCCTGTCCGAGATCCGCGAGCTGGTCGAGTCCTGGACCGCCGAGGACGGCACCGTCACCGTCCCGGCCGCCGACGCCACCCCGGGCACCCTGAGCTCCCGCGAGACCCTGGACGGCTACGCCGGCCACCTGCGCGGCCTGGTCGACCTGACCGCCATCCGCCCGCTCAAGGTCGTGGTGGACGCCGGCAACGGCATGGGCGGCCACACCGTCCCGACCGTCTTCGCCGGCCTCCCGCTGGAGGTCGTCGACCTGTACTTCGAGCTGGACGGCACCTTCCCCAACCACGAGGCCAACCCGCTCGACCCGAAGAACCTGGTCGACCTGCAGGCCAAGGTCCGCGAGACCGGCGCCGACATCGGCCTGGCCTTCGACGGCGACGCCGACCGCTGCTTCGTGGTGGACGAGCGCGGCGAGCCGGTCTCCCCGTCCGCGATCACCGCGCTGGTCGCCGAGCGCGAGATCGCCCGCGCCCGGGCCGCCGGCGAGGAGCAGCCGACCGTCATCCACAACCTGATCACCTCCTGGACCGTCCCCGAGGTGGTCCGCGAGCTGGGCGCCGTCCCGGTCCGCACCCGGGTCGGCCACTCCTTCATCAAGCAGGAGATGGCCGTCACCGACGCGATCTTCGGCGGCGAGCACTCCGCCCACTACTACTTCCGCGACTTCTGGCGCGCCGACACCGGCATGCTGGCCGCCCTGCACGTGCTCGCCGCCCTCGGCGGGCAGGACGGCCCGCTGTCGCAGCTGACCGACCGCTACGACCGGTACGCCGCGTCCGGGGAGATCAACTCCACCGTCGCCGACCAGCAGGCCAGCTCCGCGGCCGTCCGCGCCGCCTACGCCGAGCTGCCCGGCACCACCGTGGACGAGCTGGACGGCCTGACCGTCGCCGGCGACGACTGGTGGTTCAACCTGCGGGCCTCCAACACCGAGCCGCTGCTGCGCCTCAACGTCGAGGCCAAGGACCCGGCCCGGATGGCCGAGCTGCGCGACGCCGTCCTGGCGATCGTCCGCGCCTGA
- a CDS encoding DUF3499 domain-containing protein, whose translation MDHPGTARSGDTAHSAGEGLRGPVRSAVPSTLVSSVRRCSRTACGRPAVATLTYVYADSTAVLGPLATHAEPHCYDLCAEHAERLTAPRGWEVVRLAADTGPLRRSSDDLEALANAVREAARPQERTPRQSPSPDGEAGRRGHLRVLRSPDS comes from the coding sequence GTGGACCACCCGGGCACTGCGCGTAGCGGCGACACGGCGCACTCGGCGGGGGAGGGTCTTCGCGGCCCGGTCAGGAGTGCGGTACCGTCCACCCTCGTGAGCTCTGTACGTCGTTGTTCGCGGACCGCGTGCGGCCGTCCGGCCGTGGCGACGCTGACGTACGTCTACGCCGACTCCACCGCCGTCCTCGGCCCGCTCGCCACCCACGCCGAACCGCACTGCTACGACCTGTGCGCCGAGCACGCCGAGCGGCTCACCGCGCCCCGCGGCTGGGAGGTCGTCAGGCTCGCCGCCGACACCGGACCGCTGCGCCGCAGCAGCGACGACCTGGAGGCGCTGGCGAACGCCGTCCGCGAGGCCGCCCGCCCCCAGGAGCGGACGCCCCGTCAGAGCCCGTCCCCGGACGGCGAGGCGGGCCGCCGCGGCCACCTGAGGGTGCTCCGCTCGCCCGACAGCTGA
- a CDS encoding metallopeptidase family protein produces MDSSTPQSPAPQSPPPSRRARHRDRHGRGLRGPLAPPQVPISLTRSELFDDYVRESMERLMRRWPQLEEVEFAVVEVPAPAPGEPDPEGVALGRVIPAAQGRRSRIVVYRRPVEIRAKTRDDRAALVHEVLIEQVAELLGESPDAIDPRYGED; encoded by the coding sequence ATGGACAGCTCGACACCCCAGTCACCGGCGCCCCAGTCGCCGCCACCGTCCCGCCGTGCCCGGCACCGCGACCGGCACGGCCGGGGCCTGCGGGGGCCGCTGGCGCCGCCGCAGGTGCCGATCTCGCTGACCCGCTCGGAGCTCTTCGACGACTACGTGCGGGAGTCGATGGAGCGGCTGATGCGCCGCTGGCCGCAGCTGGAGGAGGTCGAGTTCGCGGTCGTGGAGGTGCCCGCGCCGGCCCCGGGCGAGCCGGATCCGGAGGGGGTGGCGCTCGGCCGGGTGATCCCGGCCGCGCAGGGCCGGCGGAGCCGGATCGTGGTCTACCGGCGGCCGGTGGAGATCCGCGCCAAGACCCGGGACGACCGGGCCGCGCTGGTGCACGAGGTGCTGATCGAGCAGGTGGCCGAGCTGCTCGGGGAGTCCCCTGACGCGATCGACCCGCGGTACGGCGAGGACTGA
- a CDS encoding DUF5719 family protein: protein MKKPTLKAPSLKAPNLKAPSLKRPDFSGSPLGGSRTGQSLLAGAAVLAVVFGIAELRPPVAPGTVEKAGGATMTQVERTSLVCPQPLQGVIGSTSLTLFSPAGSGGEGTAGLRDAVPPAAAPTPAAQPSGQPASPAAGQAPAAAPDPMADARVKLAKPGVPATGPAANGDTAPGAVAVATGGYAPGFTVTQTTTTEQGGAALSGTACAPSGTSFWFTGASTAGDRVDYVSLVNADTVPAVVDLRLYGDKGLIDNELAAGIAVAPGSSQALRLSTLSKGPVSDLAVQVVARSGRVGAAVRAADGAKGADWLPASAPPAASVTVPGLPADTATARLVVAAPAEDDADLKIQVSGKNGWFVPAGHESIHVKAGMVEAVDLGQVTRGQEVGAIRLTPSDPAHPTPVVAGVRVDRTNKGKSEAAWLAGSVPVGKRASIADNRAGQTTLLLTAVDDAATVKVTASAGTNGGEPQTKEVQVPGGGTVAVEGIDPAGLNGTYGITVETVSGTVAAARMLAVPVKDAPTFTIQPLHDDRSTVRVPHTADDPAVLLQP, encoded by the coding sequence ATGAAGAAGCCCACCCTGAAGGCCCCGAGCCTCAAGGCGCCGAACCTCAAGGCCCCGAGCCTGAAGCGGCCCGACTTCTCCGGCAGCCCGCTCGGCGGCAGCCGCACCGGCCAGTCGCTTCTGGCCGGCGCGGCCGTGCTCGCCGTGGTGTTCGGCATCGCCGAGCTCCGGCCGCCGGTGGCCCCGGGCACGGTGGAGAAGGCCGGCGGCGCCACCATGACCCAGGTCGAGCGGACCAGCCTGGTCTGCCCGCAGCCGCTCCAGGGCGTCATCGGCTCCACCAGCCTGACCCTGTTCAGCCCGGCCGGAAGCGGCGGCGAGGGCACCGCCGGCCTGCGGGACGCCGTCCCGCCGGCCGCCGCCCCCACCCCCGCGGCCCAGCCGTCCGGCCAGCCCGCGAGCCCCGCCGCGGGCCAGGCCCCGGCCGCCGCGCCCGACCCGATGGCCGACGCCCGGGTCAAGCTGGCCAAGCCCGGCGTCCCGGCCACCGGCCCGGCCGCCAACGGCGACACCGCCCCCGGCGCCGTCGCGGTCGCCACCGGCGGGTACGCCCCCGGCTTCACGGTCACCCAGACCACCACCACCGAGCAGGGCGGCGCGGCGCTCTCCGGCACCGCCTGCGCCCCCTCCGGCACCAGCTTCTGGTTCACCGGGGCCAGCACCGCCGGCGACCGGGTCGACTACGTCAGCCTGGTCAACGCCGACACCGTCCCGGCCGTGGTCGACCTGCGGCTGTACGGCGACAAGGGCCTGATCGACAACGAGCTGGCGGCCGGCATCGCCGTCGCCCCCGGCTCCTCCCAGGCGCTGCGGCTGTCCACCCTCTCCAAGGGGCCGGTCAGCGACCTCGCCGTGCAGGTGGTCGCCCGCAGCGGCCGGGTCGGCGCCGCGGTGCGCGCCGCGGACGGCGCCAAGGGCGCGGACTGGCTGCCCGCCTCCGCCCCGCCCGCCGCCTCGGTCACCGTCCCGGGCCTGCCGGCCGACACCGCCACCGCCCGGCTGGTGGTCGCCGCGCCCGCCGAGGACGACGCCGACCTCAAGATCCAGGTCTCCGGCAAGAACGGCTGGTTCGTCCCGGCCGGACACGAGAGCATCCACGTCAAGGCCGGCATGGTCGAGGCCGTCGACCTCGGCCAGGTCACCCGGGGCCAGGAGGTCGGCGCGATCCGGCTGACCCCCTCCGACCCGGCCCACCCCACCCCGGTGGTGGCCGGCGTCCGGGTCGACCGCACCAACAAGGGCAAGTCCGAGGCCGCCTGGCTGGCCGGCAGCGTCCCGGTCGGCAAGCGCGCCTCGATCGCCGACAACCGCGCCGGGCAGACCACCCTGCTGCTGACCGCCGTGGACGACGCGGCCACGGTCAAGGTCACCGCCTCCGCCGGGACGAACGGCGGCGAGCCGCAGACCAAGGAGGTCCAGGTGCCCGGCGGCGGCACGGTCGCCGTCGAGGGCATCGACCCGGCCGGCCTCAACGGCACCTACGGCATCACCGTCGAGACCGTCTCCGGCACCGTGGCGGCCGCCCGGATGCTCGCCGTCCCGGTCAAGGACGCGCCGACCTTCACCATCCAGCCGCTGCACGACGACCGCAGCACCGTGCGCGTCCCGCACACCGCGGACGACCCGGCCGTCCTGCTCCAGCCCTGA